In a genomic window of Mycolicibacterium neoaurum VKM Ac-1815D:
- a CDS encoding Ms4533A family Cys-rich leader peptide, whose protein sequence is MRAATGNKSGHVLALIAVGFSAVADVCCCR, encoded by the coding sequence ATGCGTGCAGCGACCGGCAACAAGAGCGGCCATGTCTTGGCCCTCATTGCCGTGGGGTTTTCCGCTGTCGCCGATGTGTGTTGTTGTCGCTGA
- a CDS encoding glycoside hydrolase family 15 protein, with the protein MPTPFTATAPIAYAPTGALRNPFPPIADYGFLSDCENTCLVSSAGSVEWLCVPRPDSPSVFGAILDRGAGHFRLSPYGVSVPSARRYLPGSLIMETTWQTHTGWMIVRDALVMGPWHDTETRSRTHRRTPTDWDAEHILLRTVRCVSGVVELVMNCEPNFDYGRSPATWEYSSSAYGEAIARASKDPEANPTLRLTTNLRIGLEGHEARARTRLTEGDKVFVALSWSKHPAPQNFEEAADKMWKTSESWRQWINIGDFPDHPWRAYLQRSALTLKGLVYSPTGALLAASTTSLPETPQGERNWDYRYSWIRDSTFALWGLYTLGLDREADDFFSFIADVSGATNGERHPLQVMYGVGGERSLVEEELNHLSGYDYSRPVRIGNGAYNQMQHDIWGTMLDSVYLHAKSREQIPEALWPVLKNQVEETIKHWKEPDRGIWEVRGEPKHFTSSKIMCWVAMDRGSKLAELQGEKSYAQQWREIAEEIKADILAHGVDSRGVLTQRYGDDALDASLLLAVLTRFLPPDDPRIRATVMAIAEELTEDGLVLRYRTEETDDGLSGEEGTFTICSFWLVSALVEIGEVRRAKRLCERLLSFASSLHLYAEEIEPRTGRHLGNFPQAFTHLALINAVVHVIRAEEEADSTGTFQPANAPM; encoded by the coding sequence ATGCCGACGCCGTTCACGGCGACGGCTCCCATCGCCTACGCACCCACCGGAGCCCTGCGAAACCCGTTCCCGCCCATCGCGGATTACGGCTTCCTCTCCGACTGTGAGAACACCTGCCTGGTGTCCTCCGCCGGTTCGGTGGAATGGCTGTGCGTCCCGCGCCCCGACTCCCCCAGCGTGTTCGGCGCCATCCTGGATCGTGGTGCAGGCCACTTCCGGCTGAGCCCCTACGGCGTCTCGGTACCCTCGGCGCGGCGCTATCTGCCCGGCAGCCTCATCATGGAGACCACCTGGCAGACCCACACCGGCTGGATGATCGTGCGCGACGCCCTGGTGATGGGACCGTGGCATGACACCGAGACCCGGTCGCGTACCCACCGCCGCACCCCCACCGACTGGGATGCCGAGCACATCCTGCTGCGCACGGTGCGCTGCGTCAGCGGCGTCGTCGAACTGGTGATGAACTGCGAGCCCAACTTCGACTACGGGCGCAGCCCGGCCACCTGGGAGTACTCCTCGTCGGCCTACGGTGAGGCGATCGCGCGGGCCAGCAAGGATCCCGAGGCCAATCCGACCCTGCGGTTGACGACGAACCTGCGTATCGGGCTGGAGGGACACGAGGCGCGCGCCCGCACCCGGCTGACCGAGGGTGACAAGGTGTTCGTCGCGCTGAGCTGGTCCAAGCATCCCGCCCCGCAGAACTTCGAGGAAGCCGCGGACAAGATGTGGAAGACCAGTGAGTCCTGGCGGCAGTGGATCAACATCGGCGACTTCCCCGACCACCCGTGGCGGGCCTATCTGCAGCGCAGCGCGTTGACCCTCAAAGGACTCGTCTACTCACCGACCGGCGCCCTGTTGGCCGCCAGCACCACCTCGTTGCCGGAAACTCCTCAGGGCGAGCGGAACTGGGACTATCGCTACTCGTGGATCCGGGACTCGACATTCGCGCTGTGGGGGCTCTACACCCTCGGCCTCGACCGGGAGGCCGACGATTTCTTCTCCTTCATCGCCGATGTCTCCGGGGCCACCAACGGCGAACGGCACCCACTGCAGGTGATGTACGGCGTCGGCGGGGAGCGCAGCCTTGTCGAGGAGGAACTCAATCACCTTTCCGGGTACGACTATTCCCGGCCGGTACGGATCGGCAATGGCGCCTATAACCAGATGCAGCACGACATCTGGGGCACCATGCTCGACTCGGTGTATCTGCACGCCAAATCGCGTGAGCAGATTCCGGAGGCGCTGTGGCCGGTGCTGAAGAACCAGGTCGAGGAGACCATCAAACACTGGAAGGAACCCGACCGTGGGATCTGGGAGGTGCGTGGGGAACCCAAGCACTTCACCTCCAGCAAGATCATGTGCTGGGTGGCCATGGACCGCGGATCCAAGCTGGCCGAGTTGCAGGGCGAGAAGTCCTATGCCCAGCAGTGGCGCGAGATCGCCGAGGAGATCAAGGCCGACATCCTGGCCCACGGTGTGGATTCCCGCGGGGTGCTCACCCAGCGCTACGGTGACGATGCACTGGACGCGTCGTTGTTGCTGGCGGTGCTGACCCGCTTCCTGCCTCCCGACGACCCGCGGATCCGGGCCACCGTGATGGCGATCGCCGAGGAGCTCACCGAGGACGGACTGGTACTGCGGTACCGCACCGAGGAGACCGACGACGGGCTGTCCGGCGAGGAGGGCACCTTCACCATCTGTTCGTTCTGGCTGGTGTCCGCACTGGTCGAGATCGGCGAGGTGCGCCGGGCGAAGAGATTGTGCGAGCGGCTGTTGTCCTTCGCCAGCTCACTGCATCTCTACGCCGAGGAGATCGAACCCCGCACCGGCAGGCACCTGGGTAACTTCCCGCAGGCGTTCACCCATCTGGCGCTGATCAACGCGGTGGTGCATGTGATTCGCGCCGAGGAGGAAGCCGACAGCACCGGAACCTTCCAGCCGGCCAACGCGCCGATGTAG
- a CDS encoding sulfate/molybdate ABC transporter ATP-binding protein, which produces MSETAITVTGANKHYGDFAALDNIDFVVPKGSLTALLGPSGSGKSTLLRAIAGLDQPDTGSITINGRDVTGVPPQKRGIGFVFQHYAAFKHLTVRDNVAFGLSIRKKPKNEIKEKVDNLLEVVGLAGFQNRYPAQLSGGQRQRMALARALAVDPEVLLLDEPFGALDAKVREDLRSWLRRLHDDVHVTTVLVTHDQAEALDVADRIAVLNKGRIEQVGSPTEVYDAPANPFVMSFLGTVSLLNGILVRPHDIRVGRNPDMAIAAGDGTAESTGVTKATIDRIVTLGFEVRVELTSAVTGTPFTAQITRGDAEALGLRSGDTVYVRATRVPEIAGELQSVEVRADALA; this is translated from the coding sequence ATGAGCGAAACCGCTATCACGGTGACGGGCGCGAACAAGCATTACGGCGACTTCGCGGCCCTGGACAATATCGACTTCGTGGTGCCCAAGGGCTCGTTGACCGCGCTGCTGGGGCCCAGCGGCTCGGGCAAGTCGACCCTGTTGCGTGCCATCGCCGGTCTCGATCAGCCTGATACCGGGTCGATCACCATCAACGGCCGCGATGTCACGGGCGTGCCCCCGCAGAAGCGCGGTATCGGCTTCGTGTTCCAGCACTATGCGGCGTTCAAGCACCTCACCGTGCGCGATAACGTGGCATTCGGGTTGTCCATCCGAAAGAAGCCCAAGAACGAGATCAAGGAGAAGGTCGACAACCTGCTCGAGGTCGTCGGTCTGGCCGGGTTCCAGAATCGCTATCCCGCACAGCTGTCCGGCGGGCAGCGCCAGCGCATGGCGCTGGCGCGGGCACTGGCCGTCGATCCCGAGGTCCTGCTGCTCGACGAGCCCTTCGGTGCGCTGGATGCCAAGGTCCGCGAGGACCTGCGGTCGTGGCTGCGCCGCCTGCACGACGACGTGCACGTGACCACGGTGTTGGTCACCCACGATCAAGCCGAGGCGCTCGATGTCGCCGACCGCATCGCCGTGCTGAACAAGGGACGCATCGAACAGGTGGGTTCGCCCACCGAGGTATACGACGCGCCGGCCAACCCCTTCGTGATGTCCTTCCTGGGCACCGTCTCGCTGCTCAACGGAATTCTGGTTCGCCCGCACGATATTCGCGTCGGCCGCAACCCGGATATGGCGATCGCGGCCGGTGACGGTACCGCCGAGTCGACCGGGGTGACCAAGGCGACCATCGACCGGATCGTCACGCTGGGCTTCGAGGTGCGGGTCGAGCTGACCAGCGCGGTCACCGGCACACCCTTCACGGCGCAGATCACCCGCGGTGACGCCGAGGCTCTGGGTCTGCGTTCCGGTGACACCGTCTACGTGCGCGCCACCCGTGTCCCGGAGATTGCCGGCGAGCTCCAAAGTGTAGAGGTCCGCGCCGACGCGTTGGCTTAG
- a CDS encoding sulfate ABC transporter substrate-binding protein — MRNPVRTAKRLSALTALALSTTLLAACGGGASDVAGGGNSPDADTTLTLVAYAVPEPGWSKVAPVFAGTEEGKGVGVTASYGASGDQSRGVESGKPADVVNFSVEPDITRLVKAGLVDEDWNAGAQKGVPFGSLVTFAVRPGNPKNIRDWDDLLKPGVEVITPSPLSSGSAKWNLLAPYAAKSNGGTDHAAGIAYVQELVTQHVKLRPGSGREATDVFRQGTGDVLLAYENEALHYDLEHVNPPQTFKIENPVAVVNTSKHLDKATDFVNFQYTPEAQKVWAEAGFRPVDPAVAADFADKFPAPEKLWTIADLGGWSKVDPQLFDKDNGEITKIYKQATG; from the coding sequence ATGCGCAACCCCGTAAGAACCGCCAAACGTCTGAGTGCCCTCACCGCGCTCGCCCTGTCCACCACCCTGCTCGCCGCCTGCGGCGGTGGTGCCAGCGATGTCGCCGGCGGCGGCAACAGCCCCGATGCCGACACCACCCTGACCCTGGTGGCCTACGCGGTGCCCGAGCCGGGCTGGTCCAAGGTCGCCCCGGTCTTCGCCGGGACCGAGGAAGGTAAAGGTGTCGGGGTCACGGCGTCCTACGGCGCATCCGGTGACCAGTCCCGTGGTGTCGAGTCCGGCAAGCCCGCCGATGTCGTGAACTTCTCCGTCGAGCCCGATATCACCCGGCTGGTGAAGGCCGGCCTGGTCGACGAGGACTGGAACGCGGGCGCCCAGAAGGGTGTGCCCTTCGGATCGCTGGTCACCTTCGCCGTCCGTCCGGGCAACCCGAAGAACATCCGCGACTGGGACGATCTGCTCAAGCCCGGTGTCGAGGTCATCACGCCGAGCCCGTTGAGCTCCGGTTCGGCCAAGTGGAATCTGTTGGCCCCATACGCGGCCAAGAGCAACGGCGGCACGGATCATGCCGCCGGTATCGCCTACGTCCAGGAACTGGTGACCCAGCACGTCAAGTTGCGTCCCGGCTCGGGGCGTGAGGCCACCGATGTGTTCCGCCAGGGCACCGGCGACGTACTGCTGGCCTATGAGAACGAGGCGCTGCACTACGACCTCGAACACGTGAACCCGCCGCAGACCTTCAAGATCGAGAACCCGGTCGCTGTCGTCAACACCAGCAAGCACCTGGACAAGGCCACCGACTTCGTCAACTTCCAGTACACCCCGGAGGCGCAGAAGGTCTGGGCCGAGGCGGGCTTCCGCCCGGTCGATCCGGCCGTCGCCGCCGACTTCGCCGACAAGTTCCCGGCACCGGAGAAGCTGTGGACCATCGCCGATCTCGGTGGTTGGTCGAAGGTCGATCCGCAGCTGTTCGACAAGGACAACGGCGAGATCACCAAGATCTACAAGCAGGCCACCGGTTAG
- a CDS encoding amidase gives MRFDEYRSLDATGLAELVAAKQVTAAELLELATERAAAVNPRINAIVRDVPARPTDDLSGPFAGVPFLIKDLAQDYAGLPSSNGSRSLQHVPVAEHSTIVSRWLDAGLVIFGKTNLPEFGAKGISEPQLWGPARNPWDLDRTPGGSSGGSAAAVAAGIVPCAGANDGGGSIRIPAACCGLVGLKPGRGLTPMGPTSGESMHGSAVQGVVSRSVRDTAAMLDVIAGGEPFGPYSPAPAAAPYASAIGRDPGSLRIGVRVPAAITPHPHREAYAAVEKTVAMLTELGHHVEELPQAPFDDAALARDFLLTWFVYLAWEVDEAKRVSGAGDDAFERDTLIMAALGRATSSVAYVDAVQRRHEHTRRLSTFFESYDLLLTPTLATPPPRIGEFDLPVALQRGADLLLKTRTAKLLRYTKIVDDMVDNNLGWVPYTQLANITGRPAITLPLHWTADGLPLGVQFVAPLTGESLLLTLAAQLEQALPWADRVAPI, from the coding sequence ATGAGATTCGACGAGTACCGCAGCCTCGACGCCACCGGGCTGGCCGAACTGGTGGCAGCCAAGCAGGTCACCGCGGCCGAACTACTGGAGCTGGCCACCGAGCGGGCGGCGGCGGTGAACCCGCGAATCAACGCGATCGTGCGGGACGTGCCCGCACGGCCCACCGACGACCTGAGCGGTCCGTTCGCCGGCGTGCCGTTCCTGATCAAGGACCTCGCCCAGGATTACGCCGGGTTGCCCAGCTCCAACGGTTCCCGCTCGCTGCAACATGTACCGGTCGCCGAGCACTCCACCATCGTGTCGCGCTGGCTCGACGCCGGGCTGGTCATCTTCGGCAAGACCAATCTGCCCGAGTTCGGCGCCAAGGGCATCTCCGAACCGCAACTGTGGGGTCCCGCCCGCAACCCATGGGACCTCGACCGGACCCCGGGCGGCTCGTCGGGTGGGTCGGCGGCCGCCGTTGCTGCAGGCATCGTTCCGTGTGCGGGAGCCAATGATGGTGGCGGATCTATCCGCATCCCGGCCGCCTGTTGCGGCCTCGTCGGCCTCAAACCGGGCCGCGGCCTCACCCCGATGGGCCCGACGAGTGGCGAATCGATGCACGGGTCGGCCGTGCAGGGTGTGGTGTCACGCAGCGTGCGCGATACCGCGGCCATGCTCGACGTCATCGCCGGCGGCGAACCGTTCGGTCCCTACTCGCCGGCCCCGGCCGCCGCTCCGTACGCATCGGCCATCGGACGCGACCCCGGCAGCCTGCGTATCGGCGTGCGCGTCCCCGCCGCCATCACCCCTCATCCGCACCGGGAGGCGTACGCCGCGGTGGAGAAAACCGTGGCGATGCTCACCGAACTCGGCCACCATGTCGAGGAGCTGCCGCAGGCGCCGTTCGACGATGCCGCCCTGGCCCGCGATTTCCTGCTGACCTGGTTCGTCTACCTGGCCTGGGAGGTCGACGAGGCCAAACGCGTCTCCGGTGCCGGCGATGACGCCTTCGAGCGCGACACGCTTATCATGGCTGCACTCGGCAGGGCCACCAGCAGCGTCGCCTACGTCGACGCCGTGCAGCGCCGACATGAGCACACCCGCAGGTTGAGTACCTTCTTCGAGAGCTACGACCTGCTGCTGACGCCGACGCTGGCGACCCCGCCGCCGCGCATCGGCGAATTCGATCTGCCGGTAGCGCTCCAGCGCGGCGCCGATCTGCTGCTCAAGACCCGTACCGCAAAACTGCTGCGCTACACCAAGATCGTGGACGACATGGTCGACAACAACCTCGGTTGGGTGCCGTACACGCAGCTGGCCAACATCACCGGCCGGCCCGCGATCACGCTGCCGCTGCACTGGACCGCCGACGGGCTGCCACTCGGTGTGCAGTTCGTCGCGCCGCTGACCGGCGAGTCGTTGCTGCTGACGCTGGCCGCTCAGCTGGAACAGGCGCTGCCCTGGGCCGATCGGGTGGCCCCGATCTAA
- a CDS encoding family 2A encapsulin nanocompartment shell protein: MTSAQNESQALGDLAARQLANATKTVPQLSTITPRFLLHLLSWVPVEAGIYRVNRVVNPDRVAIHADEGVGTDDPLPETYVDYETSPREYTLRSISTLLDVHTRVSDLYSSPHDQVAQQLRLTIETIKERQEYELVNNPEYGLLSQVTPEQTIQTLHGTPTPDDLDSLITKVWKTPAFFLTNPLGVAAFGREATRRGVPPPVVSLFGAQFITWRGIPIVPSDKVPVTDGKTKFILVRTGEERQGVVGLFQPGLVGEQAPGLSVRFTGINRSAIASYLVTLYSSLAVLTDDALAVLEDVGVDHFHEYK, translated from the coding sequence ATGACGTCTGCCCAGAACGAATCGCAGGCACTCGGCGATCTCGCCGCGCGGCAACTCGCCAACGCCACGAAGACCGTTCCCCAGCTGTCCACCATCACGCCGCGTTTCCTGCTGCACCTGCTGTCCTGGGTGCCGGTGGAAGCGGGCATCTACCGCGTGAATCGCGTCGTCAACCCCGACCGCGTCGCCATCCATGCCGACGAGGGCGTCGGCACCGACGATCCGCTGCCCGAGACCTACGTCGATTACGAAACCAGCCCGCGTGAGTACACGCTGCGGTCCATCTCGACGCTGCTCGACGTGCACACCCGCGTGTCCGACCTGTACTCCAGCCCGCATGACCAGGTCGCCCAGCAGTTGCGGCTGACCATCGAGACCATCAAGGAACGCCAGGAGTACGAGCTGGTGAACAACCCGGAGTACGGCCTGCTGTCGCAGGTCACCCCGGAGCAGACCATCCAGACCCTGCACGGCACCCCCACCCCTGATGACCTGGACTCGCTGATCACGAAGGTGTGGAAGACGCCCGCCTTCTTCCTGACCAACCCGCTGGGAGTCGCCGCGTTCGGCCGCGAGGCCACCCGGCGCGGGGTTCCGCCGCCAGTGGTCAGCCTGTTCGGCGCGCAGTTCATCACGTGGCGCGGCATCCCGATCGTGCCGAGCGACAAGGTGCCGGTGACCGACGGGAAGACGAAGTTCATCCTGGTCCGCACCGGTGAGGAGCGCCAGGGCGTGGTGGGCTTGTTCCAGCCGGGCCTGGTCGGCGAGCAGGCCCCGGGGTTGTCGGTGCGCTTCACCGGTATCAACCGCTCGGCGATCGCGTCGTACCTGGTCACGCTGTACTCGTCGCTGGCGGTGCTCACCGACGATGCGCTGGCGGTCCTGGAGGACGTCGGAGTGGACCACTTCCATGAGTACAAGTGA
- the cysW gene encoding sulfate ABC transporter permease subunit CysW — protein sequence MKLSRTTQLILRIIAALYIVALLVVPLGAILWRALAPGIGEFVASISTPAAQSALSLSLLVVAIVVPLNVLFGVPTAIVLARRKFRGKNALQAAIDLPFAVSPVVIGVALIVLWGSAGLFGFVENSWGLKIIFGFPGIVLASLFVTIPFVIREVEPVLHEVGTDQEEAAATLGANWWQTFWRITLPSIRWGLTYGVVLTVARTLGEFGAVLMVSSNLPGQSQTLTLLVHDRYTLGNPYGAYTISVVLMAVALIVLVAQILFDAQRSRVKTED from the coding sequence ATGAAGCTGTCGCGGACCACCCAGCTGATCCTGCGGATCATCGCCGCGCTGTACATCGTCGCGCTGCTGGTGGTGCCGCTGGGCGCCATTCTGTGGCGCGCGCTGGCGCCCGGGATCGGCGAGTTCGTCGCATCCATCTCGACACCCGCCGCGCAGTCGGCGTTGTCGTTGTCGCTGCTGGTGGTCGCCATCGTGGTGCCGTTGAACGTGCTCTTCGGCGTGCCGACGGCCATCGTGTTGGCCCGGCGCAAGTTCCGGGGGAAGAACGCCCTGCAGGCGGCGATCGATCTGCCGTTCGCGGTATCACCGGTGGTGATCGGCGTCGCGCTGATCGTGCTGTGGGGCAGCGCCGGCCTGTTCGGGTTCGTGGAGAACAGCTGGGGACTGAAGATCATCTTCGGGTTCCCCGGCATCGTGTTGGCCAGCCTGTTCGTCACCATCCCGTTCGTGATCCGGGAGGTCGAGCCGGTGTTGCACGAGGTGGGCACCGATCAGGAGGAGGCCGCGGCCACCCTGGGCGCCAACTGGTGGCAGACGTTCTGGCGCATCACCTTGCCGTCCATCCGGTGGGGCCTGACCTACGGGGTGGTGCTCACCGTGGCCCGCACCCTCGGTGAGTTCGGGGCGGTGCTGATGGTGTCGTCCAATCTGCCCGGGCAGTCGCAGACGCTGACCCTGCTGGTGCACGACCGCTACACCCTGGGTAATCCCTACGGTGCCTACACCATCTCGGTGGTGCTGATGGCCGTCGCACTGATCGTCTTGGTGGCACAGATTTTGTTTGACGCCCAACGTTCGCGCGTCAAGACTGAGGACTGA
- a CDS encoding FAD-dependent oxidoreductase, with product MPKAPQDAPTTGCVIVGGGPAGMMLGLLLARAGVQVTVLEKHEDFLRDFRGDTVHASTLRMLDELGLGARFAAVPHRLIESLELKVQGVPVQVDLRHLPGTHRHIALVPQWDFLELLAAAAAQEPTFTLLRSCEVLGPLWAGTAVAGVRYRDAAGAVRELRAPLTVACDGRGSTLRDAIGLTPKRFGAPMDVWWFRVPRHDEDPAGLAGAMGSGHMVAMIDRGDYYQCAFVIPKGSDASLRAQGIESLHRRMTEVVPWVADRIRTVTSFDDVKLLDVQLDRLTRWYTDGALIIGDAAHAMSPVGGVGINLAVADAVAAARLLADPLRAGSVPTKALRRVQIRRWLPTVIVQSVQRMVHNRVIAVAVSGTGPARPPAAVRLVSRVPMLRRVIGYGVAIGPLPEHIPDFARR from the coding sequence GTGCCGAAGGCCCCGCAGGATGCCCCCACCACCGGATGCGTGATCGTCGGCGGCGGGCCCGCGGGCATGATGCTCGGCCTGCTGCTGGCCAGGGCCGGCGTGCAGGTCACGGTGCTGGAGAAACACGAGGACTTCCTGCGTGACTTCCGCGGCGACACGGTGCACGCCAGCACTCTGCGCATGCTCGACGAACTCGGTCTCGGTGCGCGCTTCGCGGCGGTGCCGCACCGACTGATCGAGTCCCTCGAGCTCAAGGTGCAGGGCGTCCCGGTCCAGGTCGATCTGCGCCACCTACCGGGAACACACCGGCACATCGCCCTGGTGCCGCAATGGGATTTCCTGGAATTGCTGGCCGCTGCCGCCGCGCAGGAGCCGACCTTCACCCTGCTACGCAGTTGCGAGGTGCTCGGCCCGCTGTGGGCCGGCACCGCAGTGGCCGGGGTGCGCTACCGGGACGCTGCCGGAGCGGTCCGCGAACTGCGCGCACCGCTGACGGTGGCCTGTGACGGCCGCGGCTCGACGTTGCGCGACGCAATCGGATTGACGCCCAAGCGCTTTGGGGCGCCGATGGATGTGTGGTGGTTCCGTGTCCCGCGCCACGATGAGGATCCGGCCGGGCTGGCCGGGGCGATGGGCAGCGGCCATATGGTGGCGATGATCGACCGCGGTGACTACTACCAGTGCGCCTTCGTCATCCCCAAGGGATCCGACGCGTCGTTGCGGGCGCAGGGTATCGAGTCGCTGCACCGTCGGATGACCGAGGTGGTGCCGTGGGTCGCCGACCGCATCCGGACGGTCACCTCGTTCGACGACGTGAAATTGCTCGACGTGCAGCTGGATCGGCTGACGCGCTGGTACACCGACGGCGCACTGATCATCGGTGATGCCGCCCACGCGATGTCCCCGGTGGGTGGCGTCGGAATCAACCTGGCGGTCGCCGACGCGGTGGCGGCCGCCCGCCTGCTCGCCGACCCGCTGCGCGCCGGCTCGGTCCCCACCAAGGCGCTCCGGCGCGTGCAGATCCGCCGGTGGCTGCCGACGGTCATCGTGCAGAGCGTGCAGCGGATGGTGCACAACCGGGTGATCGCCGTGGCCGTCTCCGGAACCGGCCCCGCCCGGCCGCCGGCCGCCGTTCGGCTGGTCAGCCGGGTTCCGATGCTGCGCAGGGTCATCGGTTACGGGGTGGCCATCGGGCCCCTTCCCGAGCACATACCCGACTTCGCACGGCGCTGA
- the cysT gene encoding sulfate ABC transporter permease subunit CysT has product MTIQSNPEASRPELAPGGAPVRRRLSPRPSGATLQVGVAVLWLSLIVLLPLAAIVVTSAEGGWTAFWSAVSSPSALASFRVTLTISIGVTLLNVVFGLLIAFVLVRDDFPLKRVVDAIIDLPFALPTIVASLVLLSLYGPGSPVGIHIQHTSWGVALALAFVTLPFVVRAVQPVLLELDQEVEEAAASLGANNVTIFVRVILPALAPALLSGAGLAFSRAIGEFGSIVLIGGAIPGETEVSSQWIRTLIENDDRVGAAAISIVLLLISFVVLFILRYFGARAAKREESAR; this is encoded by the coding sequence ATGACGATTCAGTCGAATCCTGAGGCGAGTCGCCCGGAGCTTGCTCCGGGCGGCGCGCCAGTCCGGCGGAGATTGTCGCCGCGCCCCAGTGGCGCCACGCTGCAGGTCGGGGTGGCGGTGCTGTGGTTGTCGCTGATCGTGCTGTTGCCGCTGGCGGCGATCGTGGTGACATCGGCAGAGGGCGGCTGGACGGCGTTCTGGTCGGCGGTGTCCTCACCGTCGGCGCTGGCCTCGTTCCGGGTGACGTTGACCATCTCGATCGGGGTCACCCTGCTCAATGTGGTCTTCGGACTGCTGATCGCGTTCGTCCTGGTGCGCGACGACTTCCCACTGAAACGTGTGGTCGACGCGATCATCGACCTGCCGTTCGCGCTGCCGACGATCGTGGCAAGCCTGGTGCTGCTGTCCCTCTACGGCCCGGGCAGCCCGGTGGGCATCCACATCCAACACACCTCCTGGGGCGTGGCGCTGGCCCTGGCGTTCGTGACGTTGCCGTTCGTGGTCCGCGCCGTGCAGCCGGTGCTGCTGGAACTCGACCAGGAGGTCGAGGAGGCCGCGGCCTCGCTGGGCGCCAACAACGTCACGATCTTCGTCAGGGTGATCCTGCCCGCGTTGGCCCCGGCGCTGCTCTCGGGTGCGGGACTGGCGTTCTCCCGCGCCATCGGCGAGTTCGGGTCCATCGTGTTGATCGGTGGGGCGATCCCCGGTGAGACCGAGGTGTCCTCACAGTGGATCCGCACGCTCATCGAGAACGACGACCGGGTGGGCGCGGCGGCGATCTCGATCGTGTTGCTGCTGATCTCGTTCGTGGTGCTGTTCATCCTGCGTTACTTCGGTGCACGCGCGGCGAAACGGGAGGAGTCGGCGCGATGA
- a CDS encoding thioester domain-containing protein, with protein sequence MPALALHPVGTAPVSVRRTVRRTADIPRMTRYRGGTYSPTVDTVVFTDGSAARTDLIRLNPGIDAYSVDFMGVAPTRPSRYQPANWSAVRNSSARAYEAEVDWIIRNSFPTLGTVELSRRVFASGNASATAHLAEHEAIAATQAAIWHFTNGLRLDNRPLNVPVAMTEEPGALVFEFDGAPQLSGYTVDLTADRAVSMQLQKSSDGITWRDVAASGLNVPAGRGTHRRRLGVGTTTSDAVAGHAHQGYRFYRLQVVTEVGSSGESVTIDDVTFTLHGSGKYRNADRVVALYDYLIAGAESARRATVAPRLTADRVTVRSDLLGPFGFHATDAAALSSSAGEIVDAAGLPLAGPVAPGTDIYLRRTGNASVTITASVPATRDGFGGRVLTGIAYEDERLTPVALAIPTPTVIEFEITVLA encoded by the coding sequence ATGCCCGCTCTCGCTCTGCATCCCGTCGGCACCGCACCGGTGTCGGTGCGTCGTACCGTGCGCCGCACCGCCGATATCCCACGGATGACCCGCTATCGCGGCGGAACCTATTCGCCGACCGTGGACACCGTCGTCTTTACCGACGGCAGCGCCGCGCGCACCGACCTGATCCGGCTCAATCCCGGGATCGACGCCTACTCAGTGGATTTCATGGGCGTCGCGCCGACACGCCCGTCGCGGTACCAACCGGCGAACTGGTCGGCGGTGCGCAACTCGTCGGCGCGCGCGTACGAGGCCGAGGTGGACTGGATCATCAGGAATTCGTTCCCCACGCTGGGTACGGTCGAACTGAGCCGTCGGGTGTTCGCGTCCGGAAATGCCAGCGCGACAGCGCATCTGGCCGAGCATGAGGCCATCGCGGCCACCCAGGCCGCGATCTGGCATTTCACCAACGGGTTGCGGCTGGACAATCGGCCGCTCAATGTGCCCGTCGCGATGACCGAGGAGCCGGGCGCCCTGGTCTTCGAGTTCGACGGTGCACCGCAGCTGTCCGGTTACACCGTGGACCTGACGGCTGATCGCGCGGTGTCGATGCAGCTGCAGAAGTCTTCCGATGGCATCACCTGGCGCGATGTGGCGGCCTCCGGCCTGAACGTGCCCGCCGGCCGCGGCACGCACCGGCGCCGGCTCGGGGTGGGCACGACCACCTCGGACGCCGTGGCAGGGCATGCGCACCAAGGCTACCGGTTCTACCGGTTGCAGGTGGTGACCGAGGTCGGATCGTCGGGGGAATCGGTGACGATCGATGATGTGACCTTCACGCTGCACGGTTCGGGGAAGTACCGCAATGCCGACCGCGTCGTCGCGCTCTACGACTACCTGATCGCCGGGGCGGAATCCGCGCGCCGGGCCACGGTGGCACCGCGGCTGACCGCTGACCGGGTGACGGTGCGGTCAGATCTACTGGGACCGTTCGGATTTCACGCGACCGACGCGGCAGCGCTGAGCTCGTCGGCAGGGGAGATCGTCGATGCCGCCGGCCTGCCGCTCGCGGGCCCGGTGGCACCGGGCACCGACATCTACCTTCGTCGCACGGGGAACGCGAGCGTCACGATCACCGCAAGTGTGCCCGCCACCCGGGACGGTTTCGGCGGCCGGGTGCTGACCGGTATCGCCTACGAGGACGAACGGCTGACCCCGGTGGCGCTGGCCATCCCCACCCCGACCGTCATCGAGTTCGAGATCACCGTATTGGCATGA